Proteins encoded in a region of the Suricata suricatta isolate VVHF042 chromosome 10, meerkat_22Aug2017_6uvM2_HiC, whole genome shotgun sequence genome:
- the SP1 gene encoding transcription factor Sp1 — MSDQDHSMDEMTAVVKIEKGVGGNNGGSGNGGGAFSQPRSSSTGSSSSGGGGQESQPSPLALLAATCSRIESPNENSNNSQGPSQSGGTGELDLTATQLSQGANGWQIISSSSGATPTSKEQSGNSTNGSNGSESSKNRTVSGGQYVVAATSNLQNQQVLTGLPGVMPNIQYQVIPQFQTVDGQQLQFATTGAQVQQDGSGQIQIIPGANQQIITNRGSGGNIIAAMPNLLQQAVPLQGLANNVLSGQTQYVTNVPVALNGNITLLPVNSVSAATLTPSSQAVTISSSGSQEGGSQPATSGTAISSASLVSSQASSSSFFTNANSYSTTTTTSNMGIMNFTTSGSAGTNSQGQTPQRVSGLQGSDALNIQQNQTSGGSLQASQQKEGEQNQQTQQQQQILIQPQLVQGGQALQALQAAPLSGQTFTTQAISQETLQNLQLQAVPNSGPIIIRTPTVGPNGQVSWQTLQLQNLQVQNPQAQTITLAPMQGVSLGQTSSSNTTLTPIASAASIPTGTVTVNAAQLSSMPGLQTINLSALGASGIQVHQLPSLPLAIANAPGDHGAQLGLHGAGGDGIHDDTAGGEEGENSPDPQPQAGRRTRREACTCPYCKDSEGRGSGDPGKKKQHICHIQGCGKVYGKTSHLRAHLRWHTGERPFMCTWSYCGKRFTRSDELQRHKRTHTGEKKFACPECPKRFMRSDHLSKHIKTHQNKKGGPGVSLSVGTLPLDSAAGSEGSGTTTPSALITTNMVAMEAICPEGIARLANSGINVMQVADLQSINISGNGF; from the exons ATGAGCG ACCAAGATCACTCCATGGATGAAATGACAGCTGTGGTGAAGATTGAAAAAGGAGTTGGTGGAAATAATGGGGGCagtggtaatggtggtggtgcCTTTTCTCAGCCTCGGAGCAGCAgcacaggcagcagcagcagtggaggaggagggcag GAATCCCAGCCATCCCCTTTGGCTCTGCTGGCAGCAACTTGCAGCAGAATTGAGTCACCCAATGAAAACAGCAACAACTCCCAGGGCCCAAGCCAGTCAGGGGGCACAGGTGAGCTTGACCTCACAGCCACACAACTCTCACAGGGTGCCAATGGCTGGCAGatcatctcttcctcctctggggCTACCCCTACCTCAAAGGAACAGAGTGGCAACAGTACCAATGGCAGCAATGGCAGTGAGTCTTCCAAGAATCGCACGGTCTCTGGTGGGCAGTATGTTGTGGCTGCCACATCCAACTTACAGAACCAGCAGGTCCTGACAGGATTACCTGGAGTGATGCCTAATATTCAATATCAAGTAATCCCACAGTTCCAGACCGTTGATGGGCAGCAGCTGCAATTTGCTACCACTGGGGCCCAAGTGCAGCAGGATGGTTCTGGTCAAATACAGATCATACCAGGTGCAAACCAACAGATCATCACAAATCGAGGAAGTGGAGGCAACATTATTGCTGCTATGCCAAATCTACTCCAGCAGGCTGTCCCCCTTCAAGGCCTGGCTAATAATGTACTCTCAGGACAGACTCAGTATGTGACCAACGTACCAGTGGCCCTAAATGGGAATATCACCTTGCTACCTGTTAACAGCGTTTCTGCAGCTACCTTGACTCCTAGCTCTCAGGCAGTCACTATCAGCAGCTCTGGGTCCCAGGAGGGTGGCTCACAGCCCGCCACCTCAGGGACTGCCATCAGTTCTGCCAGTTTGGTATCATCACAAGCCAGTTCCAGCTCCTTTTTCACCAATGCCAATAGCTACTCAACAACTACTACCACCAGCAACATGGGAATTATGAACTTTACCACCAGCGGATCAGCAGGGACCAACTCTCAAGGGCAGACACCCCAGAGGGTCAGTGGGCTACAGGGGTCTGATGCTCTAAACATCCAACAGAACCAGACATCTGGAGGCTCTCTGCAGGCAAGTCAGCAAAAAGAGGGAGAGCAGAACCAGCAGacacagcaacagcaacaaattCTTATCCAGCCTCAACTTGTTCAAGGGGGACAGGCTCTCCAGGCCCTCCAAGCAGCACCATTGTCAGGGCAGACCTTTACAACTCAAGCTATCTCCCAGGAAACCCTCCAGAATCTTCAGCTTCAGGCTGTTCCAAACTCTGGCCCCATCATCATCCGGACACCAACAGTGGGGCCCAATGGACAGGTCAGTTGGCAGACTCTTCAGCTGCAGAATCTCCAAGTTCAGAACCCACAGGCCCAGACAATCACCTTGGCCCCAATGCAGGGCGTCTCCTTGGGGCAGACCAGCAGCAGCAATACCACCCTTACACCCATTGCCTCAGCTGCCTCCATCCCTACCGGCACCGTCACTGTGAATGCTGCTCAGCTCTCCTCCATGCCTGGCCTCCAGACCATTAACCTCAGTGCATTGGGTGCTTCAGGAATCCAGGTGCACCAGCTTCCAAGCCTGCCGTTGGCTATAGCAAATGCCCCAG GTGATCATGGAGCTCAGCTTGGCCTCCATGGAGCTGGTGGTGATGGAATACATGATGACACAGCaggtggagaagaaggagaaaacagcCCGGATCCGCAGCCCCAGGCTGGTCGGAGGACCCGGCGGGAAGCATGCACCTGCCCCTATTGTAAAGATAGTGAAGGAAG GGGCTCTGGGGATCCTGGCAAAAAGAAACAGCACATTTGCCACATCCAAGGCTGTGGCAAAGTATATGGCAAAACGTCACACCTACGAGCACACTTGCGCTGGCATACAGGCGAGAGGCCATTCATGTGTACCTGGTCGTACTGTGGGAAGCGCTTTACACGCTCGGATGAGCTGCAGAGacacaaacgcacacacacag GTGAGAAGAAATTTGCCTGCCCTGAGTGTCCCAAGCGCTTCATGAGGAGTGACCACCTGTCAAAGCATATCAAGACCCACCAGAATAAGAAAGGAGGCCCAGGTGTATCCCTGAGTGTGGGCACTTTGCCTCTGGACAGTGCAGCAGGTTCAGAAGGCAGCGGCACTACCACCCCTTCAGCCCTTATTACCACCAATATGGTAGCCATGGAGGCCATTTGTCCAGAGGGTATTGCCCGTCTTGCCAACAGTGGCATCAACGTCATGCAGGTGGCGGATCTGCAGTCCATTAATATCAGTGGCAATGGCTTCTGA